The Pyrobaculum sp. 3827-6 genome has a segment encoding these proteins:
- the rimI gene encoding ribosomal protein S18-alanine N-acetyltransferase, producing the protein MIRRCQALDIPRILEIEHVSFKQDDVYSEDLLRFLCAYCNDHSYVYVTSGGVVGYIITCIEGNAAHVISIAVAPEYRRRGVGRALLCTALQLLATGRVAEVFLEVRVSNTPALSLYRAAGFEISETLKSYYGDGEDGYRLVLRDKKRAREFCLDVKEKLHQV; encoded by the coding sequence GTGATTCGCCGCTGTCAAGCGCTTGACATTCCTCGTATTCTTGAAATTGAACATGTGTCGTTTAAACAAGACGACGTATATAGCGAGGATCTACTCAGGTTCTTATGCGCCTACTGCAACGATCACTCATATGTATATGTAACCTCCGGGGGCGTAGTCGGGTATATTATAACGTGTATAGAGGGCAACGCGGCGCACGTCATATCCATCGCCGTGGCGCCGGAGTACCGGAGGCGCGGCGTAGGCAGGGCGTTGTTGTGCACCGCGTTGCAACTACTGGCAACCGGCAGAGTCGCCGAAGTCTTTCTTGAAGTTAGGGTTTCCAACACACCCGCGCTTAGCCTCTACAGAGCCGCTGGGTTTGAGATCTCGGAGACGCTTAAGTCTTACTACGGCGATGGGGAAGACGGCTATAGGCTTGTCTTGAGAGATAAGAAAAGAGCTCGGGAGTTCTGCCTAGACGTCAAAGAGAAGCTTCACCAGGTATAG
- a CDS encoding VWA domain-containing protein has translation MNKVVELLLAISRCLGGVSTRSLIYAVADVYARSYLGDVDEKKLIEVIAQNLAGSLGATPGEARKIIEAALRCTSPPAEAPPAPSLVGSVGSEKAPTLAHLVNRHVPVDATPRAKLEVIRRLNLPAEAVDELGGRIYARGEGLALKSAVRLVKRYYPNASVADVDIIRTAISISRKSLQGKPISDEDFYLREYTYIVEKPVYVALDVSGSMKEYVGGVTKLRVAKNVLARYLRQMADLRGFVSLVLFNTEADFLWTPYPPYKYLREMLGILKYVYAMGGTELASALELLHANNASREVVVVSDGRTNDPERVLQLARRFRRIHVVATERSQFLRQVAKITGGRYRELTPAIDLLGLHS, from the coding sequence ATGAATAAAGTTGTTGAACTCCTCCTCGCAATTAGCAGGTGTCTAGGCGGGGTGTCTACGAGAAGTTTGATATATGCCGTGGCTGATGTATACGCAAGGTCGTATCTGGGGGATGTAGACGAGAAGAAGTTGATAGAGGTGATAGCGCAGAACTTGGCGGGTTCTCTAGGCGCCACGCCGGGGGAGGCTAGAAAAATTATAGAGGCCGCTCTGCGGTGCACATCCCCGCCAGCTGAGGCGCCCCCTGCGCCTTCTCTAGTCGGGTCGGTGGGTAGCGAAAAGGCACCCACCCTAGCCCATTTAGTAAATAGGCACGTTCCTGTCGACGCCACGCCTCGGGCTAAGCTCGAGGTGATTAGGAGGCTGAATCTCCCGGCCGAGGCTGTGGACGAGCTAGGTGGCAGGATATACGCGCGCGGGGAGGGGCTGGCTTTGAAATCGGCGGTGAGGCTTGTGAAGAGGTACTACCCCAACGCCTCGGTGGCTGACGTAGACATAATTAGAACCGCCATATCTATATCAAGAAAATCTCTCCAAGGGAAGCCTATATCAGATGAGGATTTCTACCTACGGGAGTATACTTACATAGTTGAGAAGCCTGTATACGTGGCTTTGGACGTATCCGGGTCGATGAAGGAGTACGTAGGAGGAGTCACTAAGCTCAGAGTTGCTAAGAACGTGTTGGCTAGATATCTGAGGCAGATGGCAGATTTAAGAGGCTTCGTATCACTAGTGCTATTTAATACAGAGGCCGACTTCTTGTGGACGCCGTATCCGCCGTATAAATATCTACGTGAGATGCTGGGAATTTTGAAATACGTATATGCGATGGGGGGGACAGAGCTGGCCTCTGCCCTAGAGCTACTTCATGCAAACAACGCCAGTAGGGAGGTTGTGGTGGTGTCAGACGGGCGGACAAACGACCCGGAGAGAGTTCTACAGCTAGCTCGGAGGTTTAGACGTATCCACGTAGTGGCCACCGAGCGAAGCCAGTTTTTAAGACAAGTAGCTAAAATAACTGGTGGTAGATACAGAGAGCTTACGCCCGCGATAGATCTCCTAGGTCTGCATAGCTGA
- a CDS encoding Clp1/GlmU family protein: protein MSVRVMKAGEMYRIEGPAKVVVRRGRIYATGVEYSDGQSFTVLRARSLAVRAVTDSEVELVLGPGALLEKAEPGEEIIDEWEAGISTVDPSGVIIVVGMIDVGKSTMTAMLGNKALARGYRVAVIDADVGQNDLGPPTTISLARLTRYVTHLRQLVAEKSIFLQATSLERIWPRAVEQIARAVEYAKRVWRADSVILNTDGWVLDEEAVVFKRQLIEKIKPSLIVAIQVEKELAPILNGYSNVLILPPPPHARSRSREDRKIHREMGYGRYIFPPVEIAVSLDKIPICNLPIFKGIEMGEELRKILSRALGLGVEKAYQVGSRVYAIVESDTWVVRKVSGFQVIGLPHDFERGLLVGLEDAERFLVGLGVVKKIYYDKRKAIIYTSSDVEKRMGEVKCIRLGLVRLDDNFNEVEKAMNILKAESE from the coding sequence ATGTCTGTCCGCGTTATGAAGGCTGGCGAGATGTACAGGATAGAGGGCCCTGCGAAGGTCGTCGTGAGGCGCGGGCGGATCTACGCCACTGGAGTCGAGTACTCCGATGGGCAGAGCTTCACTGTGCTGAGGGCCCGCTCCCTTGCCGTTAGAGCAGTTACAGACTCGGAGGTTGAGCTCGTCCTAGGCCCTGGGGCGTTGTTAGAAAAGGCCGAGCCGGGCGAGGAGATAATCGACGAGTGGGAGGCCGGGATCTCAACCGTCGATCCAAGCGGCGTGATAATCGTGGTTGGTATGATAGACGTGGGCAAGTCCACCATGACGGCTATGCTGGGGAACAAAGCCCTGGCCCGGGGGTATAGAGTTGCCGTTATAGACGCAGATGTGGGCCAGAACGACCTAGGCCCGCCCACCACAATCTCCCTGGCCCGGCTAACGAGGTACGTCACCCATCTAAGACAGCTGGTGGCCGAGAAGAGCATCTTCCTCCAGGCGACTAGTCTAGAACGTATATGGCCCAGGGCTGTCGAGCAAATAGCCAGAGCTGTGGAATACGCCAAGAGGGTGTGGCGCGCCGATTCGGTAATACTAAATACAGACGGGTGGGTCCTCGACGAAGAGGCCGTAGTTTTCAAGCGCCAGTTAATAGAGAAGATAAAGCCGTCTTTAATAGTGGCGATACAGGTGGAGAAGGAGCTCGCCCCCATACTTAACGGGTATAGTAACGTGCTGATTCTCCCGCCGCCTCCACACGCCAGGTCGAGATCTCGGGAAGATAGGAAAATTCACAGAGAGATGGGGTACGGCCGCTACATATTCCCACCTGTGGAGATCGCAGTATCTCTTGATAAAATACCAATATGTAATTTACCTATTTTCAAGGGGATCGAGATGGGTGAGGAACTCAGGAAGATACTCTCCAGAGCGTTAGGCCTAGGCGTTGAGAAGGCTTACCAAGTGGGTAGCCGGGTATACGCCATTGTTGAGAGCGACACGTGGGTGGTGAGAAAAGTCAGCGGCTTCCAAGTGATAGGACTGCCACACGACTTCGAGCGGGGACTGTTGGTAGGGCTTGAAGACGCTGAGCGGTTCTTGGTGGGCCTCGGCGTAGTGAAGAAAATATACTACGACAAGAGGAAGGCCATCATATATACGTCAAGCGACGTCGAAAAAAGAATGGGAGAGGTAAAGTGCATTAGGCTGGGCCTCGTGAGGCTAGACGACAATTTTAACGAGGTGGAAAAAGCCATGAACATACTCAAGGCCGAGTCTGAGTAG
- a CDS encoding metallophosphoesterase produces MRGVVLSLRREKILLLADTHVGYEVELRRERGINVMSQTRKLIDGVLELVDHHGVTSVAILGDVKHELPVPRESVEEVKTFLRAVARKIPLLLIPGNHDSLLQEIASGIEGVEVAPARGVLLERYLLFHGHVKPAKEDLERAEGVIMGHTHPAVVIRDELGYAVKEPAILKIYASRTKICKALYEEPCKRRGKIKVVVLPASHPLITGVDVREIPKMAAEGRTFLKYIEWDPESVEIYLTDFTFVGTLSDITNVA; encoded by the coding sequence GTGAGAGGCGTGGTGCTGAGCCTCCGCCGCGAGAAGATCTTGCTACTAGCCGACACCCACGTGGGGTACGAGGTAGAGTTGAGGAGGGAACGCGGGATAAATGTTATGAGCCAGACCCGGAAGCTGATCGACGGCGTTCTCGAGCTTGTGGATCACCACGGCGTAACCTCGGTGGCTATATTAGGCGACGTGAAGCACGAGCTCCCGGTGCCCCGGGAAAGCGTCGAGGAGGTAAAGACGTTCCTCAGAGCCGTGGCGAGAAAGATACCGCTCCTCCTAATACCAGGCAACCACGACTCCCTCCTCCAGGAGATTGCAAGCGGCATAGAGGGCGTCGAGGTGGCGCCAGCCAGGGGGGTACTCCTTGAGAGGTACCTGCTCTTTCACGGACATGTAAAGCCGGCTAAGGAGGATTTAGAGCGGGCGGAGGGGGTTATCATGGGCCATACACACCCCGCCGTGGTGATTAGAGACGAGCTAGGCTACGCCGTGAAGGAGCCGGCGATACTCAAGATATATGCCTCACGAACGAAAATATGTAAAGCCCTCTACGAGGAGCCGTGTAAGAGGCGCGGCAAGATTAAGGTTGTAGTGCTACCGGCTAGCCACCCGTTGATTACAGGCGTCGATGTTAGAGAAATACCCAAAATGGCCGCCGAGGGACGTACATTTCTCAAGTACATAGAGTGGGACCCAGAAAGCGTAGAGATTTACCTCACCGATTTTACGTTTGTAGGAACTCTATCAGACATAACTAACGTAGCCTAG
- a CDS encoding MoxR family ATPase: MRLSELLQRQPVDIAKNIRDRVRRIGVDEIRKRVNKVLKGLDDVVLDVLSGLMIGRPVVLVGTVGLGKTTLAEAVAEILALSDPPYIEVACHSHMTAVDLTGDIDIAVVLQAGFDHPLSYIPGPLVMAHGTVLVMDEINRLNPYAQAALLQAIQEHYVYIRGYRIRTDFALVGTANPSEYEGVYELTEALADRLKFVEVKTPGRELLRSILLWKAREALGELEVEIPPRLADILAKFAHEAEKAGYPQSVRSLSYALADAAASAWSQRRDVEIRDLKKALILNLPHDQETKNMLITIFDKAIDE; this comes from the coding sequence GTGCGTCTTTCAGAGCTACTACAACGCCAGCCGGTAGACATCGCAAAAAATATCAGAGATCGGGTGCGCCGCATCGGAGTAGACGAGATTAGGAAAAGGGTAAATAAAGTGTTGAAGGGTCTCGATGACGTTGTTCTAGATGTATTAAGCGGTTTGATGATAGGCAGACCTGTGGTTTTAGTAGGCACGGTGGGGCTTGGCAAAACCACCCTGGCCGAGGCAGTTGCAGAAATTCTAGCGCTGAGCGACCCGCCGTATATAGAGGTGGCCTGCCACTCGCACATGACGGCAGTGGATCTCACAGGGGATATAGACATCGCCGTGGTGTTGCAGGCGGGGTTTGACCACCCGCTTTCTTACATACCGGGGCCTCTGGTAATGGCGCACGGAACAGTTCTGGTCATGGACGAGATTAATAGGCTAAACCCGTACGCCCAAGCGGCGTTGCTACAGGCAATACAGGAGCACTACGTCTACATTAGGGGATATAGGATTAGGACAGATTTCGCCTTGGTAGGCACGGCGAACCCGAGCGAGTACGAGGGCGTGTATGAGCTCACAGAGGCGCTGGCTGACAGGTTGAAATTTGTGGAGGTCAAAACGCCGGGCAGAGAACTCCTCCGATCTATACTCCTCTGGAAGGCGAGAGAAGCCCTTGGAGAGCTGGAGGTGGAAATACCGCCGCGCCTCGCAGATATACTAGCCAAGTTCGCCCACGAAGCTGAGAAGGCAGGCTACCCGCAGTCTGTGCGCTCTCTCAGCTACGCCCTCGCCGACGCGGCGGCGTCGGCGTGGTCTCAACGTAGAGATGTGGAGATACGCGACTTGAAGAAAGCGCTGATCTTAAACCTGCCTCACGACCAGGAGACGAAAAACATGCTCATTACAATATTCGACAAGGCTATCGATGAATAA